The Denitrificimonas caeni genome has a segment encoding these proteins:
- a CDS encoding DUF1090 domain-containing protein codes for MFTQLFTIPATVLAGLLFTFTAVPALASLDCGSLKGCDRKFCEIENQLNIAEEKGNDRKAAGLAKALAEANLHCTDEDLREDLVEEIDEAKEDLAAYEADLKEAEEDGDMDDVRKYQKKIEEEKNEIKHLENELSNLD; via the coding sequence ATGTTCACTCAATTATTTACAATACCAGCCACCGTACTCGCTGGGCTGCTGTTTACTTTTACAGCTGTTCCAGCCTTGGCGTCTTTGGATTGTGGGAGCTTAAAAGGTTGCGATAGGAAGTTCTGTGAGATAGAGAATCAGCTCAACATTGCCGAAGAAAAAGGTAATGATCGCAAGGCGGCTGGATTAGCAAAGGCATTGGCTGAGGCAAATCTGCACTGTACTGATGAAGATCTTCGCGAGGACTTGGTCGAAGAAATAGATGAGGCCAAAGAAGATCTTGCAGCGTATGAGGCTGATCTCAAGGAAGCTGAAGAAGATGGAGATATGGATGATGTTCGCAAATATCAGAAAAAGATTGAAGAAGAGAAAAACGAAATAAAACATCTTGAAAATGAGCTTTCCAATCTAGATTAA
- a CDS encoding GNAT family N-acetyltransferase, with translation MNIREAIREDWNAIWPIFHEIVKAGETYAYDVETTKEQAEKIWLDAPRKTYVFEEAGQILGTYYIKTNQAGPGNHVCNCGYMVSSKARGKGLATTMCEHSQKIASELGYKAMQFNFVASSNEGAVRLWGRLGFETVGRLPQAFNHPKKGYVDALVMYKWL, from the coding sequence ATGAATATTAGAGAAGCAATAAGAGAAGATTGGAATGCAATCTGGCCGATTTTTCATGAAATTGTTAAAGCCGGAGAAACTTATGCATACGATGTTGAAACCACGAAGGAACAGGCAGAGAAAATCTGGCTAGATGCACCCCGCAAGACATATGTTTTTGAAGAGGCCGGTCAAATACTCGGCACATACTATATAAAAACAAACCAAGCTGGGCCTGGTAACCACGTTTGTAACTGTGGGTATATGGTTTCATCAAAGGCACGAGGCAAAGGGTTAGCTACAACAATGTGCGAACACTCTCAAAAAATTGCATCTGAGCTTGGCTATAAAGCAATGCAATTTAACTTTGTAGCATCTAGCAACGAAGGGGCAGTTCGCTTATGGGGCAGGCTTGGCTTCGAAACGGTTGGTCGTCTTCCTCAGGCATTTAATCACCCTAAAAAAGGGTATGTAGATGCATTGGTCATGTATAAATGGCTATAA
- a CDS encoding ACT domain-containing protein, with product MSGVTELTELLSSMEPQLLEAEFVFCTVSGPIIDYVSLNPVATFLEAEGLTLVLEKNKAEHAGLQFEGSFRQITLNVHSSLEAVGLTAAVSAKLAAQGISANVIAAYYHDHIFVQSAKAEMALLALQELSA from the coding sequence ATGTCAGGAGTTACAGAGCTAACTGAGTTATTGAGTTCAATGGAGCCACAGTTACTGGAGGCAGAATTTGTGTTTTGTACGGTCTCTGGTCCTATTATTGATTATGTTTCGCTTAATCCAGTGGCAACATTTTTAGAGGCTGAAGGTTTAACGTTAGTCTTGGAGAAAAATAAAGCTGAACATGCTGGCTTGCAGTTTGAAGGTTCATTTCGTCAAATTACTTTAAATGTTCATTCAAGTCTTGAAGCTGTGGGTTTGACAGCGGCTGTATCAGCAAAACTAGCAGCTCAAGGTATAAGTGCTAACGTTATTGCAGCGTATTATCACGATCATATTTTTGTTCAATCAGCTAAAGCAGAAATGGCGCTTTTAGCGTTGCAAGAACTGAGTGCATAG
- a CDS encoding peroxiredoxin codes for MSVRIDDIAPDFTVDSTAGKLNLHEWIGDSYAILFSHPKDFTPVCTTEFGAVARLAPEFAKRNTKVMGVSVDSVEEHVKWQRDIEAFSGAPADFPIIDDTSLEVSKLYDMLPAGAYLPESRTAADSATVRTVFIIGPDKKVRLTMSYPMSVGRNFAEIMRALDAIQITDGVALATPADWVPGEDVIVGLSLNDEQAKKEFGDIDIKLPYLRFAKAPAK; via the coding sequence ATGTCCGTTCGTATTGATGATATTGCTCCAGATTTTACTGTGGATTCCACCGCCGGTAAGCTGAATCTCCATGAGTGGATCGGTGACAGTTACGCTATTTTGTTCTCACACCCAAAAGACTTTACTCCAGTGTGCACCACTGAGTTTGGTGCTGTTGCGCGTCTTGCTCCTGAGTTTGCCAAGCGCAATACCAAGGTGATGGGCGTGTCAGTGGACAGTGTTGAAGAGCACGTAAAATGGCAGCGTGATATTGAAGCGTTTTCCGGCGCGCCAGCAGACTTCCCAATCATTGATGACACCTCTTTAGAAGTATCTAAATTGTACGATATGCTGCCAGCGGGCGCTTATTTGCCTGAGTCGCGCACAGCAGCAGACAGCGCTACAGTCCGTACTGTATTTATCATTGGGCCGGACAAAAAAGTACGCTTGACCATGTCGTACCCAATGTCGGTTGGCCGTAACTTTGCTGAAATCATGCGTGCTTTGGATGCGATTCAAATCACTGACGGTGTAGCACTAGCAACACCTGCGGACTGGGTTCCAGGTGAAGATGTGATTGTTGGCTTAAGCCTCAATGATGAGCAGGCGAAAAAAGAGTTCGGCGATATCGATATTAAGTTGCCTTACTTACGCTTTGCTAAAGCACCTGCAAAGTAA
- a CDS encoding DEAD/DEAH box helicase yields MNAPFKLRPYQQEAVDATLKHFRKSDDSAVIVLPTGAGKSLVIAELARLARRKILVVTHVKELVEQNHAKYQSYGVQGGIFSAGLKRKDNQHQVTFASVQSVAANLERFQDEYSLIIIDECHRISGDENSQYQRIIEQLRQQNTGLKVLGLTATPYRLGMGWIYRYHYRGFVRSEEDKPFVHCIYELPLIYMINRGYLTKPDLVDATVAQYDFSALAQNRFGEYAEKDVNELLGKHQRVTRAIIEQVVELAVARQAVMIFAATVDHAKEITGYLPPEQTALITGATDQRERDALIQRFKQRQLKYLVNVSVLTTGFDAPHVDFIAILRPTQSVSLYQQIVGRGLRLDEGKTDCLVIDYTGNNVNLYHPEVGEKKPNSDSEPVQVLCPGCGFANIFWGKTDGAGQVTEHYGRRCHGLLEWDDEDEPAAPQQCDYRFRFKECPHCGSENDIAARNCHQCKKAIIDPDDQLRDALKLKDAMVIRCAGITLNAHDSNNASKLKITYHAEDGEELSESFDFGKPAQRSVFNKLFGRRLAHGQAPQEFSTLAEVLAMQAVLPAPDFVIARKKKHYWQVQERIFDYQGGYRKANQA; encoded by the coding sequence ATGAATGCGCCTTTTAAACTGCGGCCTTACCAGCAAGAAGCTGTGGATGCCACGCTCAAACACTTTCGTAAATCCGATGACTCAGCGGTGATTGTCTTGCCCACCGGTGCCGGTAAAAGCCTGGTGATTGCTGAGCTGGCGCGTTTGGCGCGGCGTAAAATATTGGTGGTCACGCACGTGAAAGAGCTGGTAGAGCAAAACCACGCCAAGTACCAAAGCTATGGCGTGCAGGGAGGTATTTTCTCGGCGGGATTAAAGCGTAAAGACAATCAGCATCAGGTGACCTTCGCCAGTGTGCAGTCGGTGGCGGCCAATCTCGAGCGGTTTCAGGATGAGTATTCCTTGATCATTATCGATGAATGCCATCGCATCAGTGGCGATGAAAACAGTCAGTATCAGCGGATTATTGAGCAGCTACGCCAACAAAATACAGGCTTGAAAGTGCTGGGCCTGACTGCCACGCCGTATCGTTTAGGCATGGGCTGGATCTACCGTTATCACTATCGCGGTTTTGTCCGTAGTGAAGAAGATAAACCTTTTGTGCACTGCATTTATGAGCTGCCGCTGATTTATATGATTAATCGCGGTTATCTGACCAAGCCTGATTTGGTTGACGCTACTGTGGCGCAATATGATTTCTCCGCGCTGGCGCAGAACCGCTTTGGCGAATACGCAGAAAAAGATGTGAATGAGCTGCTGGGTAAACACCAGCGCGTGACCCGCGCCATTATTGAGCAGGTGGTGGAGTTAGCGGTTGCGCGGCAAGCAGTGATGATTTTTGCTGCGACGGTGGATCATGCCAAAGAGATCACCGGCTATTTGCCGCCAGAGCAGACTGCCTTAATTACTGGCGCGACCGATCAGCGTGAAAGGGATGCATTGATTCAGCGTTTTAAGCAGCGCCAATTAAAATATCTGGTGAATGTCTCGGTACTCACCACCGGTTTTGATGCGCCGCACGTGGACTTTATTGCCATTTTACGCCCGACGCAGTCGGTCAGCTTGTACCAGCAAATTGTCGGCCGTGGCTTGCGTCTGGATGAGGGTAAAACAGACTGCTTGGTGATTGATTACACCGGTAATAATGTCAATTTGTACCATCCAGAAGTCGGCGAGAAGAAGCCCAATTCCGATAGCGAACCGGTGCAGGTGCTGTGCCCAGGTTGTGGTTTTGCCAATATTTTTTGGGGCAAAACAGACGGTGCAGGGCAGGTGACGGAACACTATGGTCGCCGTTGTCATGGCTTGCTGGAGTGGGATGACGAGGATGAGCCGGCAGCGCCGCAGCAGTGCGATTACCGTTTTCGTTTTAAGGAGTGCCCACACTGCGGCAGCGAAAATGATATCGCTGCGCGTAATTGTCATCAGTGTAAAAAGGCCATTATTGATCCTGATGATCAGCTGCGCGATGCGCTGAAACTCAAAGATGCCATGGTCATTCGTTGCGCAGGAATCACGCTTAATGCTCATGACAGCAATAACGCCAGCAAGCTGAAAATCACCTATCACGCTGAAGATGGTGAGGAGCTGAGTGAGTCTTTTGATTTCGGTAAGCCCGCGCAACGCAGTGTGTTTAATAAGCTGTTTGGTCGGCGTTTAGCCCATGGCCAAGCGCCGCAAGAATTCAGCACACTGGCAGAAGTGCTGGCGATGCAAGCCGTATTACCGGCTCCAGACTTTGTCATTGCCCGCAAGAAGAAACACTATTGGCAGGTGCAAGAGCGGATTTTTGATTACCAGGGCGGCTACCGCAAAGCGAATCAAGCATGA
- a CDS encoding MFS transporter, which yields MLPITHSRKNPTQLTFIVLMILVGLNLRPALASLAPLLPRIASEGQFSVLTLSMLTTLPVLCLGLFAPFAPWLARRLGLERSLALALIILSAGLALRGIVSLPTLYSGTLLIGAGIGVLGTLLPALVKRELADSADLMTGVYTMALCLGGALGAGLSIPLADLLGSWSLSLMSWASFALTALLAWWWIMPQPAADQQQQETTGYARALLRQPLAWQVMLLMGSQSSLAYIVFGWLPTLLVQQGYGESEAGWLMSASILIQLFSAIAAPWLARLSKDQRPAFIAVLTLVGLGLWMLLLGSPALSWPGAILLGLGQGGSFSLALTLIVLRSGNSKIAGELSALAQGGGYTLAAMGPLAVGLMIDANMSIQGITWLLLTVLAFAAAMALLAGRQYVLDLDDNGTLVTIKQD from the coding sequence ATGCTGCCCATTACCCACAGCCGCAAAAACCCAACCCAACTGACCTTTATCGTGTTAATGATCTTGGTTGGGCTCAATTTACGCCCCGCACTAGCATCGCTGGCCCCTCTGTTACCGCGCATTGCCAGCGAAGGACAGTTTTCAGTACTGACCCTATCTATGCTCACCACCTTGCCTGTGCTGTGCCTTGGCTTATTTGCGCCATTTGCCCCTTGGCTGGCCCGGCGGCTTGGACTGGAACGCAGTCTAGCTCTGGCTCTAATCATTCTCAGTGCAGGTTTGGCGTTACGTGGCATTGTCAGCCTACCAACACTCTATAGCGGCACATTGCTGATTGGTGCTGGTATCGGTGTGCTTGGCACATTGTTACCCGCATTAGTGAAACGTGAACTGGCCGACAGTGCTGATTTAATGACCGGTGTTTACACTATGGCGTTATGTTTAGGCGGTGCCTTAGGCGCAGGATTAAGCATTCCGCTGGCTGACCTCTTGGGCAGCTGGTCACTGAGCCTGATGTCATGGGCCAGTTTTGCTCTCACCGCTTTGCTAGCGTGGTGGTGGATCATGCCGCAGCCGGCAGCAGACCAACAGCAGCAAGAAACTACAGGCTACGCCCGAGCATTATTACGCCAGCCGCTGGCTTGGCAGGTCATGCTTCTGATGGGCAGTCAGTCCTCGCTTGCCTATATCGTCTTTGGCTGGCTCCCCACGTTACTGGTACAGCAGGGTTACGGAGAAAGTGAAGCGGGCTGGTTAATGAGCGCATCCATTCTCATCCAGCTGTTTTCAGCCATTGCCGCACCTTGGCTGGCGCGGTTGAGCAAAGATCAACGCCCAGCCTTTATTGCTGTTTTAACACTGGTTGGCCTTGGTTTATGGATGCTATTGCTGGGCTCGCCAGCGCTGAGTTGGCCCGGAGCAATACTTTTGGGGCTGGGCCAAGGTGGCTCCTTTAGCTTAGCGCTGACGCTGATTGTCCTGCGCAGTGGTAACAGTAAAATTGCTGGTGAGTTATCTGCTCTCGCTCAAGGTGGCGGCTACACTTTGGCAGCAATGGGCCCGCTGGCTGTGGGCCTAATGATTGATGCCAATATGAGCATCCAGGGCATCACTTGGTTGTTACTGACTGTGCTGGCTTTTGCTGCCGCAATGGCGCTATTGGCGGGTCGCCAATACGTTTTGGACCTCGATGACAACGGCACATTGGTTACCATCAAGCAGGACTAA
- the arfB gene encoding alternative ribosome rescue aminoacyl-tRNA hydrolase ArfB: MIFISDTISLDDDEVEMSAIRSQGAGGQNVNKVSSAIHLRFDINTSSLSDFHKQRLLESKDSRITKDGVLIIKAQQFRTQEKNKLDAFQRLQQFIIDATHINKARRPTKPSKNARRKRVEQKKQRSQTKALRGKVDF, encoded by the coding sequence ATGATTTTTATCAGCGACACCATTAGCCTTGACGATGATGAAGTGGAAATGAGTGCGATACGTTCACAGGGTGCCGGCGGGCAAAATGTTAATAAAGTCTCGTCTGCAATTCACCTGCGCTTTGACATTAATACCTCAAGTTTGAGTGATTTTCACAAACAGCGCTTACTTGAAAGCAAAGACAGCCGCATCACTAAAGATGGCGTCTTGATCATTAAAGCGCAGCAGTTTCGTACACAAGAAAAAAACAAACTGGATGCTTTTCAGCGTTTGCAGCAGTTTATAATTGACGCCACCCACATCAATAAAGCTCGTCGCCCTACCAAACCCAGCAAAAATGCTCGGCGCAAGCGTGTGGAGCAAAAAAAGCAACGCAGCCAAACGAAAGCCTTACGCGGCAAAGTCGACTTTTAA
- a CDS encoding YkgJ family cysteine cluster protein, with translation MLNLDANFVTAPINLVSIIAIKPQPETEITCANCRACCCRLEVMIISDTGVPAEHIAVDKWGAETMLRLADGWCSALDRDTFMCTIYENRPWICREFAMGSYECQDERATLIIVAS, from the coding sequence ATGCTCAACTTGGACGCAAATTTTGTCACCGCCCCAATTAACCTTGTGAGTATCATTGCTATCAAACCGCAGCCCGAAACTGAAATCACCTGTGCCAACTGCCGTGCTTGTTGCTGCCGTTTAGAGGTGATGATTATTAGCGATACGGGTGTGCCTGCAGAGCATATTGCCGTTGATAAGTGGGGCGCAGAAACTATGTTGCGCTTAGCCGACGGCTGGTGTTCGGCGCTTGATCGCGACACTTTTATGTGCACGATTTACGAAAACCGTCCGTGGATTTGCCGTGAGTTTGCAATGGGCTCTTATGAGTGCCAAGACGAAAGAGCGACGCTCATTATAGTTGCCAGTTAA
- a CDS encoding DUF1415 domain-containing protein, whose amino-acid sequence MKNVTQTAACIDDEQVICAVRNWVETFVVGMNLCPFAKRELVKNRVRFVCSAATTQAQLLLALQAELELLDAEPAVETTVLIHPAVLGEFYDFNDFLDLADRLLVEMQLEGIYQIASFHPDYQFAGTLASDAENYTNRAPYPVLHLLREESLEQVIADYPDVDDIPERNIALMNKLGAEQLQQLLQSCSQPDDNSPS is encoded by the coding sequence ATGAAAAACGTAACTCAAACCGCTGCGTGTATTGACGACGAACAGGTCATTTGTGCAGTACGCAACTGGGTTGAAACCTTTGTGGTTGGAATGAACTTATGCCCGTTTGCTAAGCGTGAGCTGGTGAAAAACCGTGTGCGTTTTGTGTGCAGCGCGGCAACGACTCAGGCGCAATTGTTATTGGCTCTGCAAGCAGAGCTAGAGTTGCTCGATGCTGAGCCAGCGGTGGAAACGACTGTTTTGATCCATCCTGCGGTGCTAGGGGAATTTTACGATTTCAATGATTTTCTAGATTTAGCAGATCGCTTGCTGGTGGAGATGCAGTTGGAAGGTATCTACCAGATTGCCAGCTTTCATCCTGACTATCAGTTTGCTGGTACCTTGGCGAGTGATGCGGAAAACTATACCAATCGTGCGCCTTATCCGGTGTTGCATCTTTTGCGTGAAGAGAGTCTAGAGCAGGTGATTGCTGACTACCCAGATGTGGATGATATTCCTGAGCGCAATATTGCCTTAATGAATAAGCTTGGGGCCGAGCAGTTACAGCAATTGTTGCAGTCGTGTTCACAGCCAGACGATAACTCGCCCAGCTGA
- the tyrP gene encoding tyrosine transporter TyrP, protein MKNSAFGSTFIVAGTALGAGMLAMPLATAGIGFATAMLLLFGLWLIMAYTALLLVEAYQHNDANMGLSSLAYKYLGHPGRLIISLALPFLLYSLIAAYLAGGGEIISKSINSWLVWQLPDYVGVLLFAVIGGGVVCFGTHSVDLINRYLFATKIFFLATMLILLLPHVQQVNLLSMPVKQALILSAIPIVFTSFGFHGSVPSIVSYMQGDTVKLRKIFILGSAIPLLVYIFWQVATLGAIETDTFVGILADESGLNGLLAAVKAVVGTARVEMAVRLFAALALATSFLGVALGLFDFLADFFKLPSTVAGRLQTGAITFVPPLLFALFYPKGFIFALGFAAIALSVLSLLLPALLVRETRKQHAEGYRVFGGQLGLWLVFVLGVAIIVIQLAIVSGNLPRVD, encoded by the coding sequence GTGAAAAATAGTGCCTTTGGAAGCACCTTTATTGTCGCTGGTACGGCTTTAGGTGCGGGGATGCTGGCCATGCCCTTAGCCACAGCTGGGATTGGCTTTGCTACCGCTATGCTGTTGCTGTTTGGCTTATGGCTTATCATGGCGTACACCGCGCTGCTGCTAGTGGAAGCCTACCAGCACAACGATGCCAATATGGGTTTGAGCTCTCTGGCCTATAAATATTTAGGCCATCCTGGGCGATTGATTATTAGTTTGGCATTGCCGTTTTTGCTGTACTCCCTGATTGCCGCTTATTTGGCTGGCGGTGGTGAGATTATTAGTAAATCCATCAATAGTTGGCTGGTGTGGCAATTGCCTGATTATGTTGGGGTGTTGTTGTTTGCCGTGATTGGTGGTGGAGTTGTGTGTTTTGGTACGCATTCGGTTGATTTGATTAATCGCTATTTATTTGCCACTAAAATCTTCTTTTTAGCCACTATGCTGATTTTGCTGCTGCCCCATGTGCAGCAGGTCAACTTATTAAGCATGCCCGTTAAGCAGGCTCTAATTCTGTCGGCCATTCCCATTGTGTTTACCTCTTTTGGCTTTCACGGCAGTGTGCCTAGCATTGTCAGCTATATGCAGGGCGATACGGTAAAGCTGCGCAAGATTTTTATTTTGGGCAGTGCCATTCCGCTGCTGGTGTATATTTTTTGGCAGGTGGCCACTTTAGGAGCTATTGAGACCGATACTTTTGTGGGTATTTTGGCCGATGAAAGTGGTTTAAATGGACTGCTAGCCGCGGTGAAAGCAGTGGTTGGCACGGCGCGGGTAGAGATGGCAGTACGCCTCTTTGCTGCTTTAGCGTTAGCAACATCGTTTTTGGGGGTGGCGCTGGGTTTATTTGATTTTTTAGCTGACTTCTTCAAGTTGCCCAGTACTGTGGCTGGGCGTTTGCAAACTGGCGCTATTACCTTTGTGCCGCCACTGTTGTTTGCTTTGTTTTACCCTAAAGGCTTTATTTTTGCCCTAGGTTTTGCCGCGATTGCTTTGTCGGTGTTGTCCTTGCTGCTGCCCGCTTTATTGGTGCGAGAAACACGCAAGCAACATGCCGAGGGCTATCGGGTTTTTGGTGGGCAATTAGGGTTGTGGCTGGTGTTTGTGTTGGGGGTTGCCATCATTGTGATTCAGCTGGCGATTGTGAGCGGCAATTTACCCCGAGTTGATTAG
- a CDS encoding GNAT family N-acetyltransferase — protein sequence MNIKHYAIHPLQCQHLLQAATICAQAMADNPIHIKVFGTERQLRERRLARLFPALLHYVQRKGSLYGTFVDGELIGVLGMLPPHSCQPALLDLCRLLPRLLTASHPFGLLRLAIWLGTWAKIDPAAAHWHLGPLAIAPAWQHKGAGTQMIEFAFSQCLDASLYLETDKQSNVELYQRFGFNTVATPTILGVTSWVMMASPQSR from the coding sequence ATGAATATAAAACACTATGCCATTCACCCTTTACAGTGCCAGCACCTATTACAGGCGGCAACTATCTGCGCGCAGGCCATGGCTGACAACCCCATCCACATTAAAGTGTTCGGTACTGAGCGGCAGTTACGCGAACGACGTCTGGCCCGTTTATTTCCCGCTCTCCTTCACTATGTGCAGCGCAAAGGCAGTCTCTATGGCACCTTTGTCGATGGTGAGTTAATTGGCGTGTTAGGCATGTTGCCACCGCACAGCTGCCAACCCGCGCTGCTAGACCTGTGCCGTTTACTGCCGCGCCTGCTAACTGCCAGCCACCCTTTTGGCCTTCTCCGCCTAGCTATCTGGCTCGGCACTTGGGCCAAAATTGATCCAGCAGCAGCGCACTGGCATCTTGGCCCGCTAGCCATAGCGCCAGCTTGGCAACATAAAGGCGCCGGCACACAGATGATAGAGTTTGCTTTTAGCCAGTGCCTCGATGCCAGTCTCTACCTCGAAACAGATAAGCAAAGCAACGTAGAGCTGTACCAAAGGTTTGGTTTTAATACTGTGGCAACACCAACTATTTTAGGCGTAACCAGCTGGGTGATGATGGCATCGCCCCAGTCGCGCTAA
- a CDS encoding YcgN family cysteine cluster protein, whose amino-acid sequence MREKFWENYSLGELNSKEWEALCDGCGQCCLVREVENNQVTVFNIACELLDIEKSRCSDYQNRLAKVPYCHQLTAEKIPEYDWLPESCSYRRIYRGESLPKWHPLLAGNRQRMRKKGITVCRTAVPVDQVPRRKRGQHIIKTKAI is encoded by the coding sequence ATGCGGGAAAAATTTTGGGAGAACTACTCACTAGGCGAATTAAACAGCAAAGAATGGGAAGCTCTGTGCGATGGCTGTGGGCAATGTTGTTTAGTACGGGAAGTAGAAAATAATCAAGTGACTGTCTTTAACATTGCCTGTGAGCTACTTGATATAGAAAAGAGCAGATGCAGCGACTACCAAAATAGACTCGCCAAGGTTCCATATTGTCATCAGCTCACCGCGGAAAAAATACCAGAATATGACTGGCTACCAGAGTCCTGCTCATACCGCCGCATTTACCGCGGTGAATCCCTACCTAAGTGGCATCCTTTGCTAGCCGGAAATCGCCAGCGCATGCGTAAAAAAGGTATAACAGTGTGTCGCACAGCAGTGCCCGTCGACCAAGTTCCACGACGCAAAAGAGGCCAGCACATCATAAAAACCAAGGCGATCTAG